A window from Sus scrofa isolate TJ Tabasco breed Duroc chromosome 2, Sscrofa11.1, whole genome shotgun sequence encodes these proteins:
- the MIER2 gene encoding mesoderm induction early response protein 2 isoform X2 has translation MAEASSLQRQSQGVASRLPHGLCPGEPSLRTTAVVSMGSADHQFHLAEILSQNYGVREECEQAARGSERPEEELQKDFISQSSDMPLDELLALYGYEASDPISEHESEGSDTAANLPDMTLDKEQIAKDLLSGEEEEETQSSADDLTPSVTSQEASDLFPNQSAPRFLADADREPGSSTSSDTEEDPLPANKCKKEIMVGPQFQADLSNLHVNRHGEKIYENEDQLLWDPNILPEREVEEFLYRAVKRRWHETAGSQLPEGEVVKDSEQALYELVKCNFNVEEALRRLRFNVKVIRDGLCAWSEEERRNFEHGFRVHGKNFHLIQANKVRTRSVGECVEYYYLWKKSERYDYFSQQTRLGRRKYGPSGTTDADQDLDGTDPDGPSRPRSSLPLPPANGLGPEQDPLAQMHGEPPSVGSSTSGSPSEPGESPEGLPSLEPGPCALQQLDAPLAAPSPQQPPALADPAFYPTATATPEPGASPRLAMDLALPGALPEGLPLLSSHADMDGEAEEAVAPAQVALSVAEFGLIGIGDVNPFLAAHPACPAPGLHSEPLSHCNVMTC, from the exons ATGGCGGAG GCCTCCTCGctgcagaggcagagccagggtgTGGCCTCCCGCCTCCCTCACGGTCTGTGCCCTGGGGAGCCCAGCTTGCGCACGACAGCAG TGGTGTCCATGGGCTCTGCAGACCATCAGTTCCACCTGGCAGAGATCCTGTCGCAGAACTACGGTGTCCGGGAGGAGTGCGAGCAGGCTGCACGGGGTTCAGAGAGGCCGGAGGAGGAGCTGCAGAAGGACTTCATCTCCCAG AGCAGTGACATGCCCCTGGATGAGCTGCTGGCCCTCTATGGCTATGAGGCGTCAGACCCCATCTCAGAGCACGAGAGTGAGGGCAGCGACACTGCGGCCAACCTCCCAGACATGACCCTGGACAAG GAACAAATAGCGAAGGATTTGCTTtcaggggaagaagaggaagaaacccAGTCCTCAGCCGACGACCTCACTCCATCTGTGACCTCCCAGGAGGCCTCTGACCTTTTCCCTAATCAGAGTGCAC CCCGCTTCCTGGCCGATGCGGACAGAGAACCTGGCTCCTCAACCTCGTCAGACACCGAGGAGGACCCACTTCCTGCCAACAAGTGTAAGAAG GAGATCATGGTTGGGCCTCAGTTCCAAGCTGACCTCAGCAACCTGCATGTAAACCGTCATGGTGAGAAGA TCTATGAGAATGAAGACCAGCTGCTCTGGGACCCCAACATCCTTCctgagagggaggtggaggagttcctgtacCGGGCAGTAAAGCGGAGATGGCACGAGACGGCCGGGTCTCAGCTCCCGGAGGGAGAAGTAGTGAAGGACAGCGAGCAG GCGCTGTATGAGCTGGTGAAATGCAATTTCAACGTGGAGGAGGCCCTGCGGAGGCTAAGGTTCAACGTGAAGGTGATCCGAG ATGGGCTTTGTGCCTGGAGTGAGGAGGAGCGCCGCAACTTCGAGCACGGCTTCCGTGTGCATGGCAAGAACTTCCACCTGATCCAGGCCAACAAG GTGCGCACGCGGTCTGTAGGCGAGTGTGTGGAGTACTACTACCTATGGAAGAAGTCGGAGCGCTATGACTACTTCTCCCAGCAGACGAGGCTGGGCCGCAGGAAGTACGGCCCCTCAGGAACCAC GGACGCAGACCAGGATCTGGATGGCACTGACCCTGATGGCCCTAGCCGCCCCCGCTCctcactgcccctgccccctgccaaTGGCCTGGGCCCTGAGCAAGACCCTCTGGCTCAGATGCATGGGG AGCCTCCGAGCGTAGGCAGCAGCACATCTGGGAGCCCCAGTGAGCCTGGGGAGAGCCCAGAAGGCCTCCCATCCTTGGAACCAGGGCCCTGTGCCCTCCAACAGCTGGACGCACCCCTGGCCGCACCCTCCCCtcagcagcccccagccctggctgaCCCGGCCTTCTACCCCACCGCCACAGCCACTCCGGAGCCTGGGGCCAGCCCAAGACTGGCCATGGACTTGGCCCTGCCTGGGGCCCTCCCAGAGGGGctgcctctcctctccagccACGCAGATATGGATGGGGAGGCCGAGGAGGCCGTGGCCCCCGCACAGGTGGCCTTGTCGGTCGCTGAATTTGGACTCATCGGCATTGGGGACGTGAACCCCTTCCTGGCCGCTCACCCAGCGTGCCCGGCCCCTGGGCTGCACTCGGAGCCCCTGTCACA CTGTAACGTGATGACctgttga
- the MIER2 gene encoding mesoderm induction early response protein 2 isoform X4: MAEASSLQRQSQGVASRLPHGLCPGEPSLRTTAVVSMGSADHQFHLAEILSQNYGVREECEQAARGSERPEEELQKDFISQSSDMPLDELLALYGYEASDPISEHESEGSDTAANLPDMTLDKEQIAKDLLSGEEEEETQSSADDLTPSVTSQEASDLFPNQSAPRFLADADREPGSSTSSDTEEDPLPANKCKKEIMVGPQFQADLSNLHVNRHGEKIYENEDQLLWDPNILPEREVEEFLYRAVKRRWHETAGSQLPEGEVVKDSEQALYELVKCNFNVEEALRRLRFNVKVIRDGLCAWSEEERRNFEHGFRVHGKNFHLIQANKVRTRSVGECVEYYYLWKKSERYDYFSQQTRLGRRKYGPSGTTDADQDLDGTDPDGPSRPRSSLPLPPANGLGPEQDPLAQMHGATPEPGASPRLAMDLALPGALPEGLPLLSSHADMDGEAEEAVAPAQVALSVAEFGLIGIGDVNPFLAAHPACPAPGLHSEPLSHCNVMTC; this comes from the exons ATGGCGGAG GCCTCCTCGctgcagaggcagagccagggtgTGGCCTCCCGCCTCCCTCACGGTCTGTGCCCTGGGGAGCCCAGCTTGCGCACGACAGCAG TGGTGTCCATGGGCTCTGCAGACCATCAGTTCCACCTGGCAGAGATCCTGTCGCAGAACTACGGTGTCCGGGAGGAGTGCGAGCAGGCTGCACGGGGTTCAGAGAGGCCGGAGGAGGAGCTGCAGAAGGACTTCATCTCCCAG AGCAGTGACATGCCCCTGGATGAGCTGCTGGCCCTCTATGGCTATGAGGCGTCAGACCCCATCTCAGAGCACGAGAGTGAGGGCAGCGACACTGCGGCCAACCTCCCAGACATGACCCTGGACAAG GAACAAATAGCGAAGGATTTGCTTtcaggggaagaagaggaagaaacccAGTCCTCAGCCGACGACCTCACTCCATCTGTGACCTCCCAGGAGGCCTCTGACCTTTTCCCTAATCAGAGTGCAC CCCGCTTCCTGGCCGATGCGGACAGAGAACCTGGCTCCTCAACCTCGTCAGACACCGAGGAGGACCCACTTCCTGCCAACAAGTGTAAGAAG GAGATCATGGTTGGGCCTCAGTTCCAAGCTGACCTCAGCAACCTGCATGTAAACCGTCATGGTGAGAAGA TCTATGAGAATGAAGACCAGCTGCTCTGGGACCCCAACATCCTTCctgagagggaggtggaggagttcctgtacCGGGCAGTAAAGCGGAGATGGCACGAGACGGCCGGGTCTCAGCTCCCGGAGGGAGAAGTAGTGAAGGACAGCGAGCAG GCGCTGTATGAGCTGGTGAAATGCAATTTCAACGTGGAGGAGGCCCTGCGGAGGCTAAGGTTCAACGTGAAGGTGATCCGAG ATGGGCTTTGTGCCTGGAGTGAGGAGGAGCGCCGCAACTTCGAGCACGGCTTCCGTGTGCATGGCAAGAACTTCCACCTGATCCAGGCCAACAAG GTGCGCACGCGGTCTGTAGGCGAGTGTGTGGAGTACTACTACCTATGGAAGAAGTCGGAGCGCTATGACTACTTCTCCCAGCAGACGAGGCTGGGCCGCAGGAAGTACGGCCCCTCAGGAACCAC GGACGCAGACCAGGATCTGGATGGCACTGACCCTGATGGCCCTAGCCGCCCCCGCTCctcactgcccctgccccctgccaaTGGCCTGGGCCCTGAGCAAGACCCTCTGGCTCAGATGCATGGGG CCACTCCGGAGCCTGGGGCCAGCCCAAGACTGGCCATGGACTTGGCCCTGCCTGGGGCCCTCCCAGAGGGGctgcctctcctctccagccACGCAGATATGGATGGGGAGGCCGAGGAGGCCGTGGCCCCCGCACAGGTGGCCTTGTCGGTCGCTGAATTTGGACTCATCGGCATTGGGGACGTGAACCCCTTCCTGGCCGCTCACCCAGCGTGCCCGGCCCCTGGGCTGCACTCGGAGCCCCTGTCACA CTGTAACGTGATGACctgttga
- the MIER2 gene encoding mesoderm induction early response protein 2 isoform X3 yields MNDAPAMDSVTASSLQRQSQGVASRLPHGLCPGEPSLRTTAVVSMGSADHQFHLAEILSQNYGVREECEQAARGSERPEEELQKDFISQSSDMPLDELLALYGYEASDPISEHESEGSDTAANLPDMTLDKEQIAKDLLSGEEEEETQSSADDLTPSVTSQEASDLFPNQSAPRFLADADREPGSSTSSDTEEDPLPANKCKKEIMVGPQFQADLSNLHVNRHGEKIYENEDQLLWDPNILPEREVEEFLYRAVKRRWHETAGSQLPEGEVVKDSEQALYELVKCNFNVEEALRRLRFNVKVIRDGLCAWSEEERRNFEHGFRVHGKNFHLIQANKVRTRSVGECVEYYYLWKKSERYDYFSQQTRLGRRKYGPSGTTDADQDLDGTDPDGPSRPRSSLPLPPANGLGPEQDPLAQMHGATPEPGASPRLAMDLALPGALPEGLPLLSSHADMDGEAEEAVAPAQVALSVAEFGLIGIGDVNPFLAAHPACPAPGLHSEPLSHCNVMTC; encoded by the exons ATGAATGATGCACCTGCTATGGACTCAGTCACT GCCTCCTCGctgcagaggcagagccagggtgTGGCCTCCCGCCTCCCTCACGGTCTGTGCCCTGGGGAGCCCAGCTTGCGCACGACAGCAG TGGTGTCCATGGGCTCTGCAGACCATCAGTTCCACCTGGCAGAGATCCTGTCGCAGAACTACGGTGTCCGGGAGGAGTGCGAGCAGGCTGCACGGGGTTCAGAGAGGCCGGAGGAGGAGCTGCAGAAGGACTTCATCTCCCAG AGCAGTGACATGCCCCTGGATGAGCTGCTGGCCCTCTATGGCTATGAGGCGTCAGACCCCATCTCAGAGCACGAGAGTGAGGGCAGCGACACTGCGGCCAACCTCCCAGACATGACCCTGGACAAG GAACAAATAGCGAAGGATTTGCTTtcaggggaagaagaggaagaaacccAGTCCTCAGCCGACGACCTCACTCCATCTGTGACCTCCCAGGAGGCCTCTGACCTTTTCCCTAATCAGAGTGCAC CCCGCTTCCTGGCCGATGCGGACAGAGAACCTGGCTCCTCAACCTCGTCAGACACCGAGGAGGACCCACTTCCTGCCAACAAGTGTAAGAAG GAGATCATGGTTGGGCCTCAGTTCCAAGCTGACCTCAGCAACCTGCATGTAAACCGTCATGGTGAGAAGA TCTATGAGAATGAAGACCAGCTGCTCTGGGACCCCAACATCCTTCctgagagggaggtggaggagttcctgtacCGGGCAGTAAAGCGGAGATGGCACGAGACGGCCGGGTCTCAGCTCCCGGAGGGAGAAGTAGTGAAGGACAGCGAGCAG GCGCTGTATGAGCTGGTGAAATGCAATTTCAACGTGGAGGAGGCCCTGCGGAGGCTAAGGTTCAACGTGAAGGTGATCCGAG ATGGGCTTTGTGCCTGGAGTGAGGAGGAGCGCCGCAACTTCGAGCACGGCTTCCGTGTGCATGGCAAGAACTTCCACCTGATCCAGGCCAACAAG GTGCGCACGCGGTCTGTAGGCGAGTGTGTGGAGTACTACTACCTATGGAAGAAGTCGGAGCGCTATGACTACTTCTCCCAGCAGACGAGGCTGGGCCGCAGGAAGTACGGCCCCTCAGGAACCAC GGACGCAGACCAGGATCTGGATGGCACTGACCCTGATGGCCCTAGCCGCCCCCGCTCctcactgcccctgccccctgccaaTGGCCTGGGCCCTGAGCAAGACCCTCTGGCTCAGATGCATGGGG CCACTCCGGAGCCTGGGGCCAGCCCAAGACTGGCCATGGACTTGGCCCTGCCTGGGGCCCTCCCAGAGGGGctgcctctcctctccagccACGCAGATATGGATGGGGAGGCCGAGGAGGCCGTGGCCCCCGCACAGGTGGCCTTGTCGGTCGCTGAATTTGGACTCATCGGCATTGGGGACGTGAACCCCTTCCTGGCCGCTCACCCAGCGTGCCCGGCCCCTGGGCTGCACTCGGAGCCCCTGTCACA CTGTAACGTGATGACctgttga
- the MIER2 gene encoding mesoderm induction early response protein 2 isoform X1, with product MNDAPAMDSVTASSLQRQSQGVASRLPHGLCPGEPSLRTTAVVSMGSADHQFHLAEILSQNYGVREECEQAARGSERPEEELQKDFISQSSDMPLDELLALYGYEASDPISEHESEGSDTAANLPDMTLDKEQIAKDLLSGEEEEETQSSADDLTPSVTSQEASDLFPNQSAPRFLADADREPGSSTSSDTEEDPLPANKCKKEIMVGPQFQADLSNLHVNRHGEKIYENEDQLLWDPNILPEREVEEFLYRAVKRRWHETAGSQLPEGEVVKDSEQALYELVKCNFNVEEALRRLRFNVKVIRDGLCAWSEEERRNFEHGFRVHGKNFHLIQANKVRTRSVGECVEYYYLWKKSERYDYFSQQTRLGRRKYGPSGTTDADQDLDGTDPDGPSRPRSSLPLPPANGLGPEQDPLAQMHGEPPSVGSSTSGSPSEPGESPEGLPSLEPGPCALQQLDAPLAAPSPQQPPALADPAFYPTATATPEPGASPRLAMDLALPGALPEGLPLLSSHADMDGEAEEAVAPAQVALSVAEFGLIGIGDVNPFLAAHPACPAPGLHSEPLSHCNVMTC from the exons ATGAATGATGCACCTGCTATGGACTCAGTCACT GCCTCCTCGctgcagaggcagagccagggtgTGGCCTCCCGCCTCCCTCACGGTCTGTGCCCTGGGGAGCCCAGCTTGCGCACGACAGCAG TGGTGTCCATGGGCTCTGCAGACCATCAGTTCCACCTGGCAGAGATCCTGTCGCAGAACTACGGTGTCCGGGAGGAGTGCGAGCAGGCTGCACGGGGTTCAGAGAGGCCGGAGGAGGAGCTGCAGAAGGACTTCATCTCCCAG AGCAGTGACATGCCCCTGGATGAGCTGCTGGCCCTCTATGGCTATGAGGCGTCAGACCCCATCTCAGAGCACGAGAGTGAGGGCAGCGACACTGCGGCCAACCTCCCAGACATGACCCTGGACAAG GAACAAATAGCGAAGGATTTGCTTtcaggggaagaagaggaagaaacccAGTCCTCAGCCGACGACCTCACTCCATCTGTGACCTCCCAGGAGGCCTCTGACCTTTTCCCTAATCAGAGTGCAC CCCGCTTCCTGGCCGATGCGGACAGAGAACCTGGCTCCTCAACCTCGTCAGACACCGAGGAGGACCCACTTCCTGCCAACAAGTGTAAGAAG GAGATCATGGTTGGGCCTCAGTTCCAAGCTGACCTCAGCAACCTGCATGTAAACCGTCATGGTGAGAAGA TCTATGAGAATGAAGACCAGCTGCTCTGGGACCCCAACATCCTTCctgagagggaggtggaggagttcctgtacCGGGCAGTAAAGCGGAGATGGCACGAGACGGCCGGGTCTCAGCTCCCGGAGGGAGAAGTAGTGAAGGACAGCGAGCAG GCGCTGTATGAGCTGGTGAAATGCAATTTCAACGTGGAGGAGGCCCTGCGGAGGCTAAGGTTCAACGTGAAGGTGATCCGAG ATGGGCTTTGTGCCTGGAGTGAGGAGGAGCGCCGCAACTTCGAGCACGGCTTCCGTGTGCATGGCAAGAACTTCCACCTGATCCAGGCCAACAAG GTGCGCACGCGGTCTGTAGGCGAGTGTGTGGAGTACTACTACCTATGGAAGAAGTCGGAGCGCTATGACTACTTCTCCCAGCAGACGAGGCTGGGCCGCAGGAAGTACGGCCCCTCAGGAACCAC GGACGCAGACCAGGATCTGGATGGCACTGACCCTGATGGCCCTAGCCGCCCCCGCTCctcactgcccctgccccctgccaaTGGCCTGGGCCCTGAGCAAGACCCTCTGGCTCAGATGCATGGGG AGCCTCCGAGCGTAGGCAGCAGCACATCTGGGAGCCCCAGTGAGCCTGGGGAGAGCCCAGAAGGCCTCCCATCCTTGGAACCAGGGCCCTGTGCCCTCCAACAGCTGGACGCACCCCTGGCCGCACCCTCCCCtcagcagcccccagccctggctgaCCCGGCCTTCTACCCCACCGCCACAGCCACTCCGGAGCCTGGGGCCAGCCCAAGACTGGCCATGGACTTGGCCCTGCCTGGGGCCCTCCCAGAGGGGctgcctctcctctccagccACGCAGATATGGATGGGGAGGCCGAGGAGGCCGTGGCCCCCGCACAGGTGGCCTTGTCGGTCGCTGAATTTGGACTCATCGGCATTGGGGACGTGAACCCCTTCCTGGCCGCTCACCCAGCGTGCCCGGCCCCTGGGCTGCACTCGGAGCCCCTGTCACA CTGTAACGTGATGACctgttga